A genomic window from Equus caballus isolate H_3958 breed thoroughbred chromosome 5, TB-T2T, whole genome shotgun sequence includes:
- the PTGS2 gene encoding prostaglandin G/H synthase 2 precursor, which translates to MLARALLLCVALALGHAANPCCSNPCQNRGVCMSVGFDQYQCDCTRTGFYGENCSTPEFLTRIKLFLKPTPNTVHYILTHFKGVWNIVNSFPFLRNAVMKYVLVSRSHLIESPPTYNAQYGYKSWESFSNLSYYTRALPPVADGCPTPMGVKGKKELPDSKEIVEKFLLRRKFIPDPQGTNMMFAFFAQHFTHQFFKTDPKRGPAFTKGLGHGVDLSHIYGETLDRQHKLRLFKDGKMKYQIINGEVYPPTVKDTQVEMIYPPHIPEHLRFAVGQEVFGLVPGLMMYATIWLREHNRVCDVLKQEHPEWDDERLFQTSRLILIGETIKIVIEDYVQHLSGYHFKLKFDPELLFNQQFQYQNRIAAEFNTLYHWHPLLPDTFQIDDQEYNFQQFLYNNSILLEHGLTQFVESFSRQIAGRVAGGRNVPAAAQKIAKASIDQSREMKYQSLNEYRKRFRLTPYKSFEELTGEKEMAAELEALYGDIDAMELYPALLVEKPRPDAIFGETMVELGAPFSLKGLLGNPICSPDYWKPSTFGGEVGFKIINTASIQSLICNNVKGCPFTAFSVQDPQLSKAVTINASASHSGLDDVNPTVLLKERSTEL; encoded by the exons ATGCTCGCCCGCGCCCTGCTGCTCTGCGTCGCCCTGGCGCTCGGCCACGCAG CAAATCCTTGCTGTTCCAACCCGTGTCAAAACCGAGGTGTATGTATGAGTGTGGGATTTGACCAGTATCAGTGTGACTGCACGCGCACAGGATTCTATGGTGAAAACTGTTCAACAC CTGAATTTCTGACAAGGATAAAATTATTCCTGAAACCTACTCCAAACACAGTACACTACATACTTACCCACTTCAAGGGAGTCTGGAACATTGTCAATAGCTTTCCCTTCCTGCGAAATGCAGTTATGAAATACGTGTTAGTAT CCAGATCACATTTGATTGAGAGCCCGCCAACTTACAATGCACAGTATGGCTATAAGAGCTGGGAATCCTTTTCCAACCTCTCGTATTACACCAGAGCTCTTCCTCCTGTGGCTGACGGCTGCCCAACCCCCATGGGTGTGAAAG gGAAGAAAGAGCTTCCTGATTCAAAAGAGATTGTGGAAAAATTTCTCCTAAGAAGAAAGTTCATCCCTGACCCCCAGGGCACAAATATGATGTTTGCATTTTTTGCCCAGCACTTCACCCATCAGTTTTTCAAGACAGATCCTAAGCGAGGTCCAGCTTTCACCAAAGGCCTGGGTCACGGG GTGGATTTAAGTCATATTTATGGTGAAACTTTGGATAGACAGCATAAACTGCGCCTTTTCAAGGACGGAAAAATGAAATATCAG ATCATTAATGGCGAGGTGTATCCGCCCACAGTCAAAGACACTCAGGTGGAAATGATCTACCCGCCTCATATTCCTGAGCACCTGCGGTTTGCTGTGGGGCAGGAGGTCTTTGGTCTGGTGCCTGGCCTGATGATGTATGCCACGATTTGGCTGCGGGAACACAACAGAGTGTGTGATGTCCTCAAACAGGAGCATCCAGAATGGGATGATGAACGCTTGTTCCAGACGAGCAGGCTCATACTGATAG GAGAAACTATCAAGATCGTGATTGAAGACTACGTACAGCACCTGAGCGGCTATCACTTCAAACTGAAGTTTGACCCAGAGCTGCTTTTCAACCAACAGTTCCAATACCAAAACCGCATTGCCGCTGAGTTCAACACGCTCTATCACTGGCATCCCCTTCTGCCTGACACCTTTCAAATCGATGACCAGGAGTACAACTTTCAACAGTTTCTCTACAACAACTCTATCTTACTGGAACATGGACTCACCCAGTTTGTTGAATCTTTCAGCAGGCAAATTGCTGGCAGG GTGGCTGGTGGTAGGAATGTTCCAGCTGCAGCACAGAAAATAGCAAAGGCCTCAATCGACCAGAGCAGAGAGATGAAGTACCAGTCTCTGAATGAGTACCGCAAACGCTTTCGGCTGACGCCCTATAAATCATTTGAAGAACTTACAG gagagaaggaaatggctGCGGAGTTAGAAGCACTCTATGGTGACATTGATGCCATGGAGCTGTATCCTGCCCTTCTGGTGGAAAAGCCTCGCCCAGATGCCATCTTCGGGGAGACCATGGTAGAACTTGGGGCACCATTCTCCTTGAAAGGACTTTTGGGTAATCCTATCTGTTCTCCTGACTACTGGAAACCCAGCACTTTTGGTGGAGAAGTAGGTTTTAAAATCATCAACACTGCCTCAATTCAGTCTCTCATCTGCAATAACGTGAAGGGCTGTCCTTTTACTGCCTTCAGTGTTCAGGACCCGCAGCTCAGCAAAGCAGTCACCATTAATGCCAGCGCTTCCCACTCTGGACTAGATGACGTGAATCCCACAGTACTGCTCAAAGAACGTTCAACTGAACTGTAG